TCAGAAATGGGGTCTATTCAGATCTCCAAACCATACAACCTCCCTGCTACCTCACTCGGGTAGCGGTTAAGGGTTGATGGATAAAGACAGGAATGCCAGCTTGTTGATTCGGATGGGATTATATGAATTTGAGGGGACAAGGTCAAGGTATTCTTAAAGACAAATTCCCTTTCTTCGGATATTTTATGCTGATCTTTAGATTTGAAAAATCCTCCTCATAATGGCATTATGAAAGGGATCGGAAAGTTGAAACCAAACCCGAGGGAGGATCAGAGGAGGCTAAATCGCATGCATGTTGAATATATAAAGAGAATATCAAATCTTTACGCCAGGCTTGGATATTCGCCTTATACTTGGGTGCGGAACGAAGATACCCCTCCCTGGCAACCGTTAAAGGAACCGCTCAATAAATGCCGCGTGGCTGTCTCAGCTTCAGGGGGGATTTATAAAGCCGGTCAGCTGGCCTTTCATTACAAAGATGATGATTCCTACCGGGCAATCTCGAAAGATGTAAATATAAAGGACCTACGG
This portion of the Deltaproteobacteria bacterium genome encodes:
- a CDS encoding glycine/sarcosine/betaine reductase selenoprotein B family protein, which encodes MHVEYIKRISNLYARLGYSPYTWVRNEDTPPWQPLKEPLNKCRVAVSASGGIYKAGQLAFHYKDDDSYRAISKDVNIKDLRITHFAYDMTDARHDPNCVFPIEPLQRMEKEGFIGKLAPFQYTFMGGIYSSRKVRENLAPAIIDKLLKDKVDALLLVPV